Proteins encoded within one genomic window of Cellulosimicrobium protaetiae:
- a CDS encoding LysM peptidoglycan-binding domain-containing protein encodes MSTLRRRLAGLVALLGILAIVVGLPVVLLAVGANPFAGLDPSVDGVIDALTSPDDGTLFLALIKLVGWVSWAVLTVSVLLELGSQLRGVRAPRLPGLRLPQNAARSLVGTAMLLFVTVPGLATTATAATAAEPAPPIEVVAVVSAPAEATPAPAAVDVAPPAATPAPAPALPAPATTVVAHTVQPGESLWSIAADLLGDGHRFNEIVEQNEAVLGGQASLIRPGWVLQVTVPAAAPDTAQDTTASESVVVERGDTLSGIAQAELGDAQRYPEIYEASKDIEQPGGVHLTDPNVIDVGWTLQLPTETPAATPTTAPVQTPAPDPVEEAAPAQPPAPETPAVDAAPAPDVAPAPHEAPAAESAPAEEAAPAPAPSPPAPDTASTDAGDHLEEDSAWTTRTTFGVGAVLAAGVLALIEARRRTQQRRRRPGQALPMATGDAAATEQELRATADALSVEHVDVALRTLAATCARTGQPLPVTRAARLTATQFDLYLSEPATLPAPWVGTSDELVWTLTVEDCENLAVDDAARATPAPYPALVTLGHDEENGHVLLNLEHLGSLAITGDDPTTREILGALSVELATSIWADDLQVTLVGAFPDLEDALQTGRIRYLPSVSRVLDDLLTRAEQDRKVLADSGVADLYSARVTGDASDAWAPEIVVIASDLTDRQRHQLTELVDQMPHVALAAITNGHGAGEWSLDLVPGATDGESSLAPIGLRVWAQQLPTAQYGHLLEVVAMADVDELDDTQIATFVPTVTEVESIAPDDRPSDPVSAIPEAILELLETPAADAPTPADEEEDEDAEREGQDDDEHSEHDVDERVDERVDERVDEFEPATSAGAEPDAAAPVVAVAASADAAPQPSGAAPEPEISEPEVAGRPQVLVLGPVDITGSTGRVEPSKRARLLEYATYLALNAGVSHTAIDDAIWPDRKTEDNLNTRNTATTKLRRWVGRTPDGEDYLPRHQAGGGYGFLPEVTTDVDAWDELLNHAPASASTDDLEAALKLVRGIPFEGTHRKRYAWAEPLKQRLISEIVDASSELARRRLLEGRWRAAEQAVVVGLRIEPAQENLWRLRILAAHESRNQAAEAEAIDRLLTITEHLECDLEPETEHLLAALKNPGADFDRLMADAL; translated from the coding sequence GTGAGCACTCTCCGCCGTCGTCTCGCGGGCCTGGTGGCCCTGCTCGGGATCCTGGCCATCGTCGTCGGGCTCCCCGTCGTGCTGCTCGCCGTCGGGGCGAACCCGTTCGCCGGGCTCGACCCCAGCGTCGACGGCGTCATCGACGCGCTCACCTCCCCGGACGACGGCACGCTCTTCCTCGCCCTGATCAAGCTCGTCGGGTGGGTCTCCTGGGCGGTCCTGACCGTGTCCGTGCTGCTCGAGCTCGGGTCCCAGCTGCGCGGCGTGCGCGCCCCGCGCCTTCCCGGCCTGCGGCTGCCGCAGAACGCCGCCCGGTCCCTGGTCGGCACGGCGATGCTGCTGTTCGTCACCGTGCCCGGGCTCGCGACCACCGCCACCGCGGCGACCGCCGCCGAGCCGGCACCGCCGATCGAGGTCGTGGCCGTCGTCAGCGCACCCGCCGAGGCGACGCCGGCACCCGCCGCCGTCGACGTCGCCCCGCCGGCCGCGACGCCCGCCCCGGCGCCGGCGCTGCCCGCGCCTGCGACCACCGTCGTCGCGCACACCGTCCAGCCTGGCGAGTCGCTGTGGTCGATCGCCGCGGACCTCCTCGGCGACGGGCACCGCTTCAACGAGATCGTCGAGCAGAACGAGGCCGTCCTCGGCGGCCAGGCGTCCCTCATCCGCCCCGGCTGGGTCCTGCAGGTCACCGTCCCGGCCGCGGCGCCCGACACCGCCCAGGACACGACCGCGAGCGAGAGCGTCGTCGTCGAGCGCGGCGACACCCTCTCCGGCATCGCGCAGGCCGAGCTCGGCGACGCCCAGCGCTACCCCGAGATCTACGAGGCCTCCAAGGACATCGAGCAGCCCGGCGGTGTGCACCTGACCGACCCGAACGTCATCGACGTCGGGTGGACACTGCAGCTCCCCACCGAGACGCCCGCTGCGACCCCGACGACGGCGCCCGTCCAGACGCCCGCCCCCGACCCCGTCGAGGAGGCCGCGCCCGCTCAGCCGCCCGCGCCCGAGACCCCCGCCGTCGACGCGGCCCCGGCCCCCGACGTCGCGCCCGCCCCGCATGAGGCACCCGCAGCCGAGTCGGCCCCCGCCGAGGAGGCTGCACCTGCACCTGCGCCGTCGCCCCCGGCCCCCGACACCGCGAGCACCGACGCCGGCGACCACCTCGAGGAGGACTCGGCCTGGACGACGCGAACGACCTTCGGCGTCGGCGCCGTCCTCGCCGCCGGCGTCCTCGCGCTCATCGAGGCCCGCCGCCGCACCCAGCAGCGGCGCCGTCGCCCCGGCCAGGCCCTGCCGATGGCGACCGGAGACGCCGCGGCCACCGAGCAGGAGCTGCGGGCCACCGCCGACGCCCTGTCCGTCGAGCACGTCGACGTCGCGCTGCGCACCCTCGCGGCGACCTGCGCCCGCACCGGCCAGCCGCTGCCCGTGACCCGCGCCGCCCGACTCACCGCTACCCAGTTCGACCTCTACCTCTCCGAGCCCGCCACGCTGCCCGCACCCTGGGTCGGCACGTCCGACGAGCTCGTGTGGACCCTGACCGTCGAGGACTGCGAGAACCTCGCTGTCGACGACGCCGCCCGTGCGACTCCGGCGCCCTACCCGGCGCTCGTCACGCTCGGCCACGACGAGGAGAACGGGCACGTGCTGCTCAACCTCGAGCACCTCGGCTCCCTCGCGATCACCGGCGACGACCCCACGACCCGCGAGATCCTCGGCGCGCTCTCCGTCGAGCTCGCGACGTCGATCTGGGCTGACGACCTCCAGGTCACCCTCGTTGGCGCGTTCCCCGACCTCGAGGACGCGCTGCAGACCGGCCGCATCCGCTACCTGCCCTCCGTCAGCCGCGTCCTGGACGACCTCCTCACCCGCGCCGAGCAGGACCGCAAGGTCCTCGCCGACAGCGGCGTCGCCGACCTGTACAGCGCGCGCGTGACCGGCGACGCGTCCGACGCGTGGGCCCCGGAGATCGTCGTCATCGCCAGCGACCTCACCGACCGCCAGCGCCACCAGCTCACCGAGCTCGTCGACCAGATGCCCCACGTCGCCCTGGCTGCGATCACGAACGGTCACGGCGCGGGGGAGTGGTCGCTCGACCTCGTGCCCGGCGCAACGGACGGTGAGTCCTCCCTCGCGCCGATCGGCCTGCGCGTGTGGGCGCAGCAGCTCCCCACCGCCCAGTACGGGCACCTGCTCGAGGTCGTGGCCATGGCCGACGTCGACGAGCTCGACGACACGCAGATCGCGACGTTCGTGCCCACCGTGACCGAGGTCGAGTCCATCGCACCCGACGACCGCCCCTCCGACCCGGTCTCCGCCATCCCCGAGGCGATCCTCGAGCTGCTCGAAACCCCTGCCGCTGACGCGCCGACGCCGGCCGACGAGGAAGAGGACGAGGACGCTGAGCGCGAGGGACAGGACGACGACGAGCACAGCGAGCACGACGTCGACGAGCGCGTCGACGAGCGCGTCGACGAGCGCGTCGACGAGTTCGAGCCTGCGACGAGCGCGGGCGCAGAGCCGGACGCGGCGGCCCCCGTCGTCGCCGTCGCCGCGAGCGCCGACGCGGCCCCGCAGCCGTCCGGCGCGGCGCCCGAGCCGGAGATCTCCGAGCCCGAGGTGGCCGGCCGGCCGCAGGTCCTCGTCCTCGGGCCGGTCGACATCACCGGCAGCACCGGCCGCGTCGAGCCCAGCAAGCGTGCCCGGCTGCTCGAGTACGCGACGTACCTCGCGCTCAACGCCGGCGTCTCGCACACCGCGATCGACGACGCCATCTGGCCCGACCGCAAGACCGAGGACAACCTGAACACGCGGAACACCGCGACGACGAAGCTGCGTCGCTGGGTCGGGCGGACCCCCGACGGGGAGGACTACCTTCCGCGGCACCAGGCTGGCGGTGGGTACGGGTTCTTGCCTGAGGTCACTACGGACGTCGACGCGTGGGACGAGCTCCTGAACCACGCGCCCGCGAGCGCCTCGACTGATGACCTGGAGGCCGCGCTCAAGCTCGTGCGCGGGATCCCGTTCGAGGGCACCCACCGGAAGCGGTACGCGTGGGCGGAGCCGCTCAAGCAGCGGCTGATCAGCGAGATCGTCGACGCGTCGTCCGAGCTCGCGCGCCGCCGCCTCCTCGAGGGGCGCTGGCGTGCGGCCGAGCAGGCCGTCGTCGTCGGGCTGCGGATCGAGCCGGCGCAGGAGAACCTGTGGCGGCTGCGGATCCTCGCCGCGCACGAGAGCCGCAACCAGGCCGCTGAGGCCGAGGCCATCGACCGGCTCCTGACCATCACCGAGCATCTCGAGTGCGACCTCGAGCCCGAGACCGAACACCTGCTCGCCGCCCTCAAGAACCCCGGCGCCGACTTCGACCGGCTCATGGCCGACGCACTCTAG
- a CDS encoding pilus assembly protein TadG-related protein: protein MTVWLVMAAFILVIFFGVAIDLTGQANAQQRVHDVAAQAARAGGQQLNAAQAVRGLGVKADPYAAAQAARTYLAASGVEGTVSVEGGTTVRVRTSDVYSTKIVSIVGIGNMRVTGEAEARVVRAVGGTEQ from the coding sequence GTGACCGTGTGGCTCGTCATGGCCGCGTTCATCCTGGTCATCTTCTTCGGTGTCGCGATCGACCTCACCGGGCAGGCCAACGCGCAGCAGCGCGTGCACGACGTCGCCGCGCAGGCGGCCCGGGCCGGGGGACAGCAGCTCAACGCGGCCCAGGCGGTGCGCGGGCTCGGCGTCAAGGCCGACCCGTACGCCGCGGCGCAGGCCGCCCGGACCTACCTCGCCGCGTCCGGCGTCGAGGGCACCGTGTCGGTCGAGGGCGGCACCACCGTGAGGGTGCGTACCAGCGACGTCTACTCCACCAAGATTGTGTCGATCGTCGGGATCGGGAACATGCGCGTCACCGGCGAAGCAGAGGCCCGCGTTGTCCGCGCCGTAGGAGGTACCGAGCAGTGA
- a CDS encoding TadE/TadG family type IV pilus assembly protein encodes MIEAVIGVPAVLLFIGLIIAAGRIAIADQAVEAAAAEAARAASIARTQVQANEDASTWASASLSNQGLQCTSRTVDVDTGRFAAPPGTPASVSATVTCVVRLSDLAVPGLPGSRTITATMTSPIDTYRER; translated from the coding sequence GTGATCGAGGCCGTCATCGGTGTGCCCGCCGTTCTGTTGTTCATCGGGCTGATCATCGCCGCGGGCCGGATCGCGATCGCCGACCAGGCCGTCGAGGCGGCCGCGGCCGAGGCCGCGCGAGCGGCCTCGATCGCGCGCACCCAGGTCCAGGCCAACGAAGACGCCTCGACCTGGGCGTCGGCCAGCCTCTCGAACCAGGGCCTGCAGTGCACCAGCAGGACCGTGGACGTCGACACCGGCAGGTTCGCCGCACCTCCCGGAACGCCGGCGTCGGTGTCCGCGACCGTGACCTGCGTGGTCCGGCTCTCCGACCTCGCCGTGCCGGGCCTGCCGGGGTCGCGCACGATCACGGCCACGATGACCAGCCCGATCGACACCTACCGGGAGCGCTGA
- a CDS encoding TadE/TadG family type IV pilus assembly protein → MPVLFALMFVGVQAALMYQGRTIALAAAQEGARAAAAEYSSSGVGIEVARDYVNRSTSGLKQTSVTGQRGAATASVTVTTHTVSVIPGWSPKIVQSASMPVERVSG, encoded by the coding sequence ATGCCCGTGCTCTTCGCACTGATGTTCGTCGGCGTCCAGGCCGCCCTGATGTACCAAGGGCGGACCATCGCGCTCGCTGCAGCGCAGGAGGGTGCACGCGCCGCGGCCGCCGAGTACAGCAGCTCTGGGGTCGGGATCGAGGTGGCTCGCGACTACGTCAACCGGTCCACGAGCGGGCTGAAGCAGACCAGCGTCACGGGTCAGCGCGGCGCCGCGACGGCGTCGGTCACGGTCACGACCCACACCGTCAGCGTGATCCCGGGCTGGTCCCCGAAGATCGTGCAGTCGGCGTCGATGCCGGTGGAGAGGGTGAGCGGCTGA
- a CDS encoding type II secretion system F family protein: MIATGLQYALVGGALLGLGVALLIWRLSPSSPDVVDVVRRYSPEGVKERATLRTSTVEASSQIDRVGLWAMKRLPTNWWGKTPTKELALLRRPVHRHYGKKVLYALTGLVMPPLITYFFAVLGMPMPFIIPTGASIVLAIVLFFAPDFDVRADARKARAEFNRALGAYTDLVALERLGGSGSRQAMELAAEVGDNWVFQRISEELQRSRWKGEAPWDALHALADELGLPDLDDLADIMRLSGEGSQVYGNLRARSASMRSAMLNDELARANAINERMSMPMALLGVVFMVIIIAPTLLRVV; the protein is encoded by the coding sequence ATGATCGCCACCGGCCTGCAGTACGCCCTCGTCGGCGGAGCCCTGCTCGGTCTCGGCGTCGCACTGCTCATCTGGCGCCTGAGCCCGTCCAGCCCGGACGTCGTCGACGTCGTGCGCCGCTACTCCCCGGAGGGCGTCAAGGAGCGGGCCACGCTGCGCACCTCCACCGTGGAGGCCTCCTCCCAGATCGACCGGGTGGGCTTGTGGGCGATGAAGCGCCTGCCCACGAACTGGTGGGGCAAGACCCCCACGAAGGAGCTCGCGCTCCTGCGCCGGCCCGTCCACCGCCACTACGGCAAGAAGGTCCTGTACGCGCTCACCGGGCTCGTCATGCCGCCCCTGATCACGTACTTCTTCGCCGTCCTCGGCATGCCGATGCCCTTCATCATCCCCACCGGCGCCTCGATCGTGCTCGCCATCGTGCTTTTCTTCGCCCCCGACTTCGACGTCCGTGCCGACGCCCGCAAGGCCCGCGCCGAGTTCAACCGAGCCCTGGGCGCCTACACCGACCTCGTCGCGCTCGAGCGACTCGGCGGCTCCGGGTCGCGTCAGGCCATGGAGCTCGCCGCGGAGGTCGGCGACAACTGGGTCTTCCAGCGCATCAGCGAGGAACTCCAGCGCTCACGCTGGAAGGGCGAGGCCCCGTGGGACGCGCTGCACGCCCTCGCCGACGAGCTCGGCCTGCCCGACCTCGACGACCTCGCCGACATCATGCGCCTCAGCGGCGAAGGCTCCCAGGTCTACGGCAACCTCCGCGCCCGCTCCGCCTCGATGCGCTCCGCGATGCTGAACGACGAGCTCGCCCGCGCCAACGCCATCAACGAGCGCATGAGCATGCCGATGGCGCTCCTCGGCGTCGTCTTCATGGTGATCATCATCGCGCCGACCCTGCTGCGCGTGGTGTAG
- a CDS encoding type II secretion system F family protein: MSPLIPALGGAIIVAGVIGVVTGLRRTPVQPAAPRPVRTGRLARMTKQTKVLLLAGLAVGVVTYFLSGWIIALVLGPLAFAALPTLLVAPTGGAKIEKLEGLEEWTRALAGVLTVGLGLEEALRATLRSTPEAIRPEVTALVARLRARMSTEDAIRAFADDLDDATGDLVASYLLLGARRRGQGLASVLDDLAKSVAEDVRARRAIEADRAKPRTTARWVTIITVAVLGILAFTGDYVAPYGTPIGQVLLMTLLALYVALLLWMRKMATGQPLPRFLGAAAREGASA; the protein is encoded by the coding sequence ATGAGCCCGCTCATCCCCGCGCTCGGCGGGGCGATCATCGTGGCCGGTGTGATCGGCGTCGTCACGGGGCTGCGTCGCACCCCCGTCCAGCCCGCCGCGCCCCGCCCGGTCCGTACCGGGCGCCTCGCCCGGATGACCAAGCAGACCAAGGTCCTGCTGCTCGCCGGTCTGGCTGTCGGCGTCGTGACGTACTTCCTGAGCGGATGGATCATCGCGCTCGTGCTGGGCCCGCTCGCGTTCGCCGCACTGCCCACGCTCTTGGTCGCCCCGACGGGAGGGGCGAAGATCGAGAAGCTCGAAGGGCTGGAGGAGTGGACCCGCGCTCTGGCCGGCGTGCTGACCGTCGGCCTCGGGCTCGAGGAGGCGCTGCGCGCGACGCTGCGCTCCACCCCGGAGGCGATCCGGCCCGAGGTGACCGCGCTCGTGGCTCGCCTGCGAGCGCGGATGAGTACCGAGGACGCGATCCGGGCCTTCGCCGACGACCTCGACGACGCCACCGGGGACCTGGTCGCCTCCTACCTGCTCCTGGGCGCGCGCCGGCGCGGTCAAGGCCTGGCCTCCGTCCTGGACGACCTGGCCAAGTCCGTGGCCGAGGACGTGCGTGCGCGCCGCGCCATCGAGGCCGACCGCGCCAAGCCGCGCACCACCGCGCGGTGGGTCACGATCATCACCGTCGCCGTCCTGGGCATCCTCGCGTTCACCGGCGACTACGTCGCGCCCTACGGCACCCCCATCGGGCAGGTGCTCCTCATGACCCTGCTCGCCCTGTACGTCGCGCTCCTGCTCTGGATGCGCAAGATGGCCACCGGCCAGCCCCTGCCCCGGTTCCTCGGAGCCGCCGCCCGTGAAGGAGCCAGCGCATGA
- a CDS encoding CpaF family protein, whose amino-acid sequence MTNMATDPTSLPIFNGGRGDDATPRGALQAPRRAGAHALAGQINPTTHRVPATRQLAPVPGPGPSEGQVVLDLPAAATGTPRASLDGIDWKKVAELRAQASNQLSAALGQEQVDQEIERELGRAIIQELIATENADAMHGGWAGWTQDEQFALAQAVFDALFGLGRLQPLVDDDSVENIIIAGYDNVWLEKTDGALVQIDPIADSDEQLTDDLAFIASRSEVNARPFSSANPRLHMRLDGGSRLAAAAWVTARPSVVIRRHRLRRVSLEDLVGRDMISPLQASFLRAAVQARKSIVVAGPQGGGKTTLVRALCQAINPWEKIGTFETEFELHLHELPDVHQIVHAWEARPGSGEVGADGKQAGEFSLDEALYDSFRFSLDRQIVGEVRGREIWAMIKAMESGAGSISTTHAASAEGAVRKLVTCAMEAGSHITRDLATSKLAETVDIIVQVHLQTEPQRDGTWKRSRWVSEIVHVAPGEKVKGYSTTNVFLPNPSGGPGVPGTLPDELRALEAYGFDLNGYLMADGQTEKAR is encoded by the coding sequence ATGACGAACATGGCCACGGACCCGACCTCGCTGCCCATCTTCAACGGCGGCCGAGGCGACGACGCGACCCCGCGGGGCGCGCTCCAGGCGCCCCGCCGAGCCGGCGCTCACGCACTGGCCGGCCAGATCAACCCCACCACGCACCGCGTCCCCGCAACACGGCAGCTGGCTCCAGTACCGGGCCCCGGGCCGTCCGAGGGGCAGGTCGTGCTCGACCTCCCCGCGGCCGCCACAGGCACCCCGCGAGCCTCGCTGGACGGGATCGACTGGAAGAAGGTCGCCGAGCTTCGCGCGCAGGCCTCCAACCAGCTCAGCGCCGCGCTCGGACAGGAGCAGGTCGACCAGGAGATCGAGCGTGAGCTCGGGCGAGCGATCATCCAGGAGCTCATCGCCACCGAGAACGCCGACGCGATGCACGGCGGCTGGGCGGGGTGGACCCAGGACGAGCAGTTCGCGCTCGCACAGGCCGTCTTCGACGCGCTGTTCGGCCTCGGCCGGCTCCAGCCCCTCGTCGACGACGACAGCGTCGAGAACATCATCATCGCGGGCTACGACAACGTGTGGCTCGAGAAGACCGACGGTGCGCTCGTCCAGATCGATCCCATCGCCGACTCCGACGAGCAGCTCACCGACGACCTCGCGTTCATCGCCTCGCGCAGCGAGGTCAACGCCCGCCCCTTCTCCTCGGCCAACCCGCGCCTGCACATGCGGCTGGACGGCGGGTCGCGACTCGCGGCCGCCGCCTGGGTGACCGCCCGCCCCTCGGTCGTGATCCGCCGCCACCGTCTGCGCAGGGTCTCCCTGGAGGACCTCGTCGGTCGCGACATGATCAGCCCGCTGCAGGCATCGTTCCTGCGCGCGGCCGTCCAGGCCCGCAAGTCCATCGTCGTCGCCGGACCCCAGGGCGGTGGCAAGACGACCCTTGTGCGCGCCCTGTGCCAGGCCATCAACCCGTGGGAGAAGATCGGCACCTTCGAGACCGAGTTCGAGCTTCACCTGCACGAGCTGCCCGACGTCCACCAGATCGTCCATGCCTGGGAAGCCCGTCCCGGCTCCGGCGAGGTCGGCGCCGACGGAAAGCAGGCCGGCGAGTTCAGCCTCGACGAAGCGCTCTACGACTCGTTCCGGTTCAGCCTCGACCGCCAGATCGTCGGCGAGGTCCGCGGCCGCGAGATCTGGGCCATGATCAAGGCGATGGAGTCAGGGGCAGGATCCATCTCGACCACGCACGCCGCGAGCGCCGAAGGCGCCGTGCGCAAGCTCGTCACCTGCGCGATGGAGGCCGGGTCGCACATCACCCGAGACCTCGCGACGTCGAAGCTCGCCGAGACGGTCGACATCATCGTCCAGGTGCACCTGCAGACCGAGCCCCAGCGGGACGGGACCTGGAAGCGTTCGCGCTGGGTGTCCGAGATCGTGCACGTCGCCCCGGGCGAGAAGGTCAAGGGGTACTCGACCACCAACGTCTTCCTGCCGAACCCCTCGGGCGGGCCAGGCGTCCCGGGCACGCTCCCCGACGAGCTGCGCGCCCTGGAGGCCTACGGGTTCGACCTCAACGGGTACCTGATGGCCGACGGGCAGACGGAGAAGGCCCGATGA
- a CDS encoding SAF domain-containing protein, protein MATTTPETQARRRGASPEQGNAVVPEQISPPPKMRRKPIVAVASVAAIALGALVSMWAWQSTSDAQDVLAVRETVERGEVISAEDLMSVKITVDPAMRPIPASELDTIVGQRAALDMAAGGVVTAEQFTDAPIPAKGESVVGVSLSSAMLPVGQLGPGDKVRIVATPGEAGEVTTSLPETIGAVVVNVVPDDITGNTLVNVAVSRDDAPNVASLAASGKVALVLDSQED, encoded by the coding sequence ATGGCAACCACGACACCCGAGACGCAGGCGCGTCGACGCGGTGCTTCCCCCGAGCAGGGGAACGCCGTCGTGCCCGAGCAGATCAGCCCGCCGCCGAAGATGCGGCGCAAGCCCATCGTCGCCGTCGCCTCGGTGGCCGCGATCGCGCTCGGGGCCCTGGTCTCGATGTGGGCGTGGCAGTCGACGTCGGACGCGCAGGACGTGCTCGCAGTGCGCGAGACGGTCGAGCGCGGAGAGGTGATCTCCGCGGAGGACCTGATGAGCGTGAAGATCACCGTGGACCCAGCCATGCGCCCGATCCCCGCGAGCGAGCTCGACACGATCGTCGGGCAGCGAGCCGCGCTGGACATGGCGGCCGGGGGAGTGGTGACCGCCGAGCAGTTCACCGACGCGCCGATCCCGGCCAAGGGCGAGTCGGTCGTGGGCGTGAGCCTGTCCTCGGCGATGCTCCCGGTCGGGCAGCTCGGCCCGGGCGACAAGGTGCGCATCGTCGCGACGCCGGGGGAGGCCGGGGAGGTGACGACGTCCCTGCCCGAGACGATTGGCGCGGTCGTGGTCAACGTCGTGCCGGACGACATCACGGGGAACACGCTCGTGAACGTCGCGGTGTCCCGCGACGACGCTCCGAACGTGGCGTCCCTCGCCGCCTCGGGCAAGGTCGCGCTGGTCCTCGACAGCCAGGAGGACTGA
- a CDS encoding ParA family protein has translation MSETIDREALARVIAMINGKGGVLKTSTTQNVGGQLAEQGMKILLIDTDISGNLKIGLGLVGSPLDDAGKSIVDAVWNGEPFKIARDVRPNLDIIFGGRALEMLGKLAQSSMADELPNGSVAAEFAARLAEIAGEYDLVIIDCPPGNAELQDMALAAARWVLIPAKTDEMSWEGLRGVGPRVKRARRDNETLDYLGVFLTGHNPTATRVYKNTQVRLEEVGDKVPLLRSTIRHSETAAHDTTTRGQLAHELARDVKVQRASRLQALRARRGDEHGSSAPLKAPALSQTANSLADDYKHLAAEVCERITAAEEAGASEQLEGARA, from the coding sequence ATGTCCGAGACCATTGACCGCGAAGCCCTCGCCCGGGTGATCGCGATGATCAACGGCAAGGGGGGCGTGCTCAAGACGAGCACCACCCAGAACGTGGGCGGCCAGCTCGCCGAGCAGGGCATGAAGATCCTGCTCATCGACACCGACATCAGCGGCAACCTCAAGATCGGGCTCGGCCTGGTCGGATCACCCCTCGACGACGCCGGCAAGAGCATCGTCGACGCCGTATGGAACGGCGAGCCCTTCAAGATCGCCCGCGACGTCAGGCCCAACCTCGACATCATCTTCGGCGGCCGCGCCCTCGAGATGCTCGGGAAGCTCGCCCAGTCCTCCATGGCTGACGAACTCCCCAACGGCAGCGTCGCCGCCGAGTTCGCAGCCCGCCTCGCCGAGATCGCGGGGGAGTACGACCTCGTCATCATCGACTGCCCGCCCGGCAACGCCGAACTCCAGGACATGGCGCTCGCCGCTGCGCGCTGGGTGCTCATCCCGGCCAAGACGGACGAGATGAGCTGGGAAGGCCTGCGCGGTGTGGGACCCCGTGTGAAGCGTGCGCGCCGGGACAACGAGACCCTCGACTACCTCGGTGTCTTCCTCACCGGTCACAACCCGACCGCGACCCGTGTCTACAAGAACACGCAGGTGCGGTTGGAGGAGGTCGGGGACAAGGTTCCGCTCCTGCGGTCCACGATCCGCCACTCGGAGACCGCGGCACACGACACCACCACGCGCGGCCAGCTCGCGCACGAGCTCGCCCGCGACGTGAAGGTCCAGAGGGCGAGCCGTCTCCAGGCGCTGCGGGCACGCCGCGGCGACGAGCACGGTAGCTCCGCGCCGCTGAAGGCACCTGCGCTGTCGCAGACCGCCAATTCGCTCGCGGACGACTACAAGCACCTGGCCGCCGAGGTGTGCGAGCGGATCACCGCCGCGGAAGAGGCTGGGGCCTCCGAGCAGCTTGAGGGAGCACGAGCATGA